One Rattus norvegicus strain BN/NHsdMcwi chromosome 20, GRCr8, whole genome shotgun sequence DNA segment encodes these proteins:
- the Or14j15 gene encoding olfactory receptor Olr1710, producing MIVKNITTMSGILLMGFSDNHELQILHALLLLVTYLLGSAGNFIIITITTLDPQLQSPMYYFLKHLSLLDLSSLSVTVPQYVDSSLTRNGYISYGQCMMQVFSFIVLAWNELAILTVMSYDCYVAICLPLHYEVIMDPRKCTWAVTAVWLSGSISGTLYTASTLSIRFCGDKIIHQFFCDVPQLLKLSCSKDHLVIIGMIDFLSVIAFACFIGIIISYVHIFSTVLRMPSAESRSKVFSTCLPHLFVFSLFLSSGACAYLNPTSDSPTALEFLFSVFYAVIPPTLNPLIYSLRNETIKSVVRKLLFSTKFTG from the coding sequence ATGATTGTAAAAAATATAACCACGATGAGCGGAATTCTCCTCATGGGGTTCTCTGACAACCATGAGTTGCAGATCTTGCATGCTTTGCTCTTATTGGTGACATACCTATTGGGCTCAGCAGGTAActtcatcattatcaccatcacaaCACTGGACCCACAGCTCCAGTCTCCAATGTATTACTTTCTGAAGCACCTTTCCCTTCTGGACCTCTCATCACTCTCTGTCACAGTTCCTCAGTATGTTGACAGTTCCCTGACACGAAATGGCTACATTTCATATGGCCAGTGCATGATGCAGGTTTTTTCCTTCATTGTTTTGGCCTGGAATGAACTGGCCATTCTCACAGTGATGTCTTATGACTGCTATGTTGCCATCTGCCTCCCACTACACTATGAAGTCATCATGGATCCCAGAAAGTGCACTTGGGCTGTGACAGCTGTGTGGTTAAGTGGAAGCATCTCAGGAACGTTATACACAGCAAGTACACTCTCCATCAGATTCTGTGGGGACAAAATAATTCACCAGTTCTTCTGTGATGTCCCCCAGTTGTTAAAGCTCTCCTGCTCTAAAGATCACCTTGTAATAATTGGAATGATTGATTTCCTGTCTGTAATTGCCTTTGCCTGCTTTATTGGGATCATCATCTCCTATGTCCACATATTCTCCACAGTTCTCAGAATGCCCTCTGCTGAAAGCAGGTCCAAGGTCTTCTCTACTTGCCTGCCCCacctttttgttttctcattgtttctttcttcaggtgcCTGTGCATATCTAAACCCAACCTCAGACTCTCCAACTGCTTTAGAGTTCTTATTCTCTGTCTTTTATGCAGTAATACCTCCAACTCTCAACCCTCTCATTTACAGTCTGAGAAATGAGACCATAAAGAGTGTTGTAAGGAAGTTATTGTTTAGTACAAAGTTCACTGGGTAG